From Syntrophaceae bacterium, one genomic window encodes:
- a CDS encoding MBL fold metallo-hydrolase, with amino-acid sequence MALAGFITGCGGRYSGIGGAAVDATPFTMKANERFAQSLKLDDPRDIEDASRGFIARPDGKITTSTGDVLIDFDDFTFVVGKAPPTVNPSLWRHAILNSRIGLFRVTEGVYQLRGFDIANMTLIEGNTGWIVVDPLTCRETAAAAIAFARRHLGDKPVSAIVITHSHIDHFGGVLGVISPREAAERKIPVIVPEGFMEEATSENVLVGPAMGRRSSYQFGKGLTRSVKGLVDTGLGKAVAYGHFGILPPTRIIRQSREGVVIDGIRFIFYNVPQTEAPAEMTFRLPDRKAYCGAEILQHTIHNLLPVRGAKVRDSLRWANFLDEAVQETASDEVFFAQHNWPVWGRERIAKLIAKHRDVYKYTHDQTVRLINAGHTAREIADMVRLPASLESFLSARGYYGDLRHNIKAVYQFYMGFYDGNPANLNPLPPEESARRYIDLIGADKAIAAAQAAFDGGDYRWTAELLNHVVFAQPGNRTAIDLLARTYDQMGYTAEAATWRNSYLTAADELRHGSPKKGIDRSYALDLLGQTPVERFLDAMAASLNGPAAEGKDLKINLVISDTRESFVLWIENAVLHYRKAAPAADAHATLTLTKEIFIGMTAGTAGVKDTLMSKDLKIIGSTIDLIRFFGLFDKAPGTFAVVTP; translated from the coding sequence ATGGCCCTTGCAGGTTTCATCACCGGTTGCGGCGGAAGGTACTCCGGCATCGGCGGAGCGGCCGTCGATGCCACGCCCTTCACGATGAAGGCCAACGAGCGGTTTGCTCAGTCGCTGAAGCTGGACGACCCCAGGGACATCGAGGACGCGAGTCGCGGCTTCATCGCCCGCCCAGACGGAAAAATCACTACCTCGACGGGAGACGTTCTGATCGATTTCGACGACTTCACCTTTGTCGTGGGCAAGGCACCGCCAACGGTCAATCCGAGCCTCTGGCGGCACGCAATCCTCAATTCCCGGATCGGCCTGTTCAGGGTGACGGAGGGTGTCTACCAGCTGCGCGGTTTCGACATCGCCAACATGACGCTGATCGAAGGCAACACCGGCTGGATCGTGGTCGATCCGCTGACCTGCCGCGAAACGGCGGCCGCGGCGATCGCCTTTGCACGCAGGCACCTGGGCGACAAGCCGGTCTCGGCGATCGTCATCACCCACAGCCACATCGATCATTTCGGCGGCGTCCTGGGCGTGATTTCCCCCCGGGAAGCGGCCGAGCGAAAGATCCCGGTGATCGTGCCGGAGGGCTTCATGGAGGAGGCAACCAGTGAAAATGTCCTGGTCGGACCCGCCATGGGGCGCCGATCCTCCTACCAGTTCGGCAAAGGCCTTACGCGCTCCGTGAAAGGCTTGGTCGATACCGGCCTGGGCAAGGCTGTGGCATATGGCCATTTCGGCATCCTGCCGCCCACCCGGATCATCCGGCAGTCCAGGGAAGGGGTGGTCATCGACGGCATCCGGTTCATTTTCTACAATGTGCCCCAAACGGAGGCACCCGCGGAGATGACCTTCCGGCTTCCCGATCGAAAGGCTTACTGCGGCGCGGAGATTCTCCAGCACACCATTCACAATCTCCTGCCGGTCCGCGGCGCCAAGGTCCGCGATTCCCTTCGCTGGGCGAACTTCCTGGACGAGGCGGTCCAGGAGACTGCCAGCGACGAGGTTTTCTTCGCCCAGCACAACTGGCCGGTGTGGGGGCGGGAGCGAATCGCCAAACTCATCGCCAAACACCGCGACGTCTACAAATACACGCACGACCAGACGGTACGCCTCATCAACGCCGGCCACACGGCACGCGAAATCGCCGACATGGTGAGGCTTCCCGCGTCACTGGAGTCCTTTCTCTCCGCGCGTGGCTACTACGGCGACCTGCGGCACAACATCAAGGCCGTCTACCAGTTCTACATGGGCTTTTACGACGGCAACCCCGCGAATCTGAATCCGCTGCCTCCCGAGGAGTCGGCCAGGCGCTACATCGACCTGATCGGCGCCGACAAGGCCATCGCGGCAGCGCAGGCCGCATTCGACGGGGGGGACTACCGTTGGACAGCGGAGCTGCTGAACCATGTTGTCTTCGCGCAGCCCGGCAACAGGACAGCCATCGACCTGCTGGCGCGCACCTATGACCAGATGGGCTACACGGCCGAAGCGGCCACCTGGCGCAACAGCTACCTGACCGCGGCCGATGAGCTGCGTCACGGCTCCCCGAAGAAGGGTATCGATCGCAGCTACGCCCTGGATCTGCTCGGTCAGACACCGGTCGAGCGCTTTCTCGACGCCATGGCCGCCAGCCTGAACGGCCCCGCCGCGGAGGGAAAGGATCTCAAGATCAACCTGGTGATATCCGATACCCGGGAATCCTTCGTGCTCTGGATCGAGAATGCAGTCTTGCACTACAGGAAGGCAGCACCGGCGGCCGATGCCCACGCGACGCTGACCCTGACGAAGGAGATCTTCATCGGGATGACGGCCGGCACCGCCGGAGTGAAGGACACGCTGATGAGCAAGGACCTGAAGATCATCGGCAGCACGATCGACCTGATTCGCTTTTTCGGTCTGTTCGACAAGGCGCCCGGCACCTTCGCCGTCGTAACGCCCTGA
- a CDS encoding GYD domain-containing protein, which produces MPIFMMFGKYSTDAIKKVSPERTKKAIRIINRNGGKVISMYAVLGEHDLVLTLDFPDVEKALSTSVALNELTGITFVTSPVVDVEKFDKLVSEIKDM; this is translated from the coding sequence ATGCCGATCTTTATGATGTTTGGGAAGTATTCGACAGATGCGATCAAGAAGGTTTCACCGGAACGAACGAAAAAGGCCATCCGAATTATCAATAGAAATGGCGGAAAAGTCATCTCCATGTATGCCGTGTTAGGAGAACACGACCTTGTTTTAACGTTGGATTTTCCCGATGTAGAAAAAGCGCTGTCAACCTCCGTCGCGTTGAATGAACTGACGGGGATCACTTTTGTCACGTCACCGGTGGTTGATGTGGAAAAGTTTGATAAATTGGTATCTGAAATCAAAGATATGTAA